The nucleotide window TAATTAGTGTTTGTCCATAATGTCCGTTTTCTTCGTTACGCTTGTCAAAAAAATGCTCAATTACATCAGTAAACTCCGTTTTTTTTGACTTCACAAGCCTCGAAAACGAAAATTCTGAACTAAACACTAACTTTATGGACGAACTCTAATTAGGTGATTTATTATTTAGCTCAAATACAAATTATATAACCTTTTATTCAATAATATCAATAACCTGTCCTGCGCCAACAGTTCTTCCACCTTCACGTATAGCGAATCTTAATCCTTGAGTCATAGCAACCGGTGTGATTAATTCAACAGTGATTGTTACATTATCACCTGGCATAACCATTTCAGTACCTTCAGGCAATTTAATTTCACCTGTAACATCAAGAGTTCTCAAATAAAATTGAGGACGATAATTATTATGGAATGGTGTATGTCTGCCACCTTCTTCTTTTTTCAAAACATAAACTTCTGCTTTGAATTTTGTATGAGGTTTAATAGATCCTGGTTTCGCAACAATCATTCCTCTTGAAATTTCTTTTTTATCAACACCTCTTAATAATAAACCTACATTATCACCAGCTTCGCCACGGTCAAGAATTTTACGGAACATTTCAACACCCGTAACAACAGTTTTTCTTCCTTGAGCACCTAAACCTATAAGATTTACTTCTTCTCCTGAATTAATAATTCCTGTTTCAATTCTTCCTGTAGCTACAGTTCCTCTACCTGTAATAGAAAACACATCTTCAACAGGCATAAGGAAAGGTTTGTCAATATCACGTGGAGGAATAGGAATAAAACTATCAACCGCTTCCATTAATTCTGTAACTTTTGCTTCCCATTTTGGTTCTCCATTAAGAGCACCTAATGCAGATCCCAGAA belongs to Bacteroidales bacterium and includes:
- the tuf gene encoding elongation factor Tu, coding for MAKEKFDRSKPHVNIGTIGHVDHGKTTLTSAITMVLNKDGLAEIKSFDSIDNAPEEKERGITINTAHVEYETKNRHYAHVDCPGHADYVKNMVTGAAQMDGAILVVAGDDGPMPQTREHILLARQVNVPKIVVFLNKVDMVDDEELLELVEMEVRELLDFYEFDGENTPVILGSALGALNGEPKWEAKVTELMEAVDSFIPIPPRDIDKPFLMPVEDVFSITGRGTVATGRIETGIINSGEEVNLIGLGAQGRKTVVTGVEMFRKILDRGEAGDNVGLLLRGVDKKEISRGMIVAKPGSIKPHTKFKAEVYVLKKEEGGRHTPFHNNYRPQFYLRTLDVTGEIKLPEGTEMVMPGDNVTITVELITPVAMTQGLRFAIREGGRTVGAGQVIDIIE